One window of Dysidea avara chromosome 11, odDysAvar1.4, whole genome shotgun sequence genomic DNA carries:
- the LOC136239016 gene encoding uncharacterized protein, translating to MMINIVTCTILCMFAVCATAVDKSVEYKRTGSCDFAEECMYKYTATQHNYGEEDREVIELSADVNWHCDSSGSFGSQSAKEFCFTIYSASIRISVANDTMNYTSDDLQQLLVDELHGEFCYVQTSNGKIVSVHYGTTENHEAINIKRSIASTFQTNFKSEDGDVEESDAGSIHTSHYTFDKESDDVKFTRKVGTGDLIKMASQVPQNSLVYDKVEESTFTGSILQESHGAMKIKIDFGSATNENDNNYYEDSGTYDNTIDFGNQFQSNGTYTTEKVSCQKRSKRDVVFADLTASDIERGSLLAVIDIAKFGQSRIRKIRDTIPSVAGLFERLHKNPTDPELANIVNSFRELLALEIKYGTPSHHTPAIDQLIEYYKKITLSNKPKSVEMRKLIYSFLAVDGSLRSQQLLGSLLTKSMGEDEQGILLHQLAQISNAGPEIVDTVININPSNDDGLLLVLGALARNNDPAIQSVVVGELLRRLDTVKSSTNNTELIILLNYALGNTGSKLAIDALLSSLDHDDIDTQISVIRGLGVHLDQPKVQNALIILLNGTEEDKVLEEALVILKDACNDKILVNPNEDLLDTIVKTAVKLENPNLYELLIQYLTLVGTDRAQQHINTLRRQHNYGQVVHDQASRIKRGSDWDESNSNYDTVASYSERRNDVTDYPSHLAYIWGKSLGTSKMEMKIGAGAFAGSYWTDSNKRLKFFSKFKIKADVLGRTFNLVDIEFAYRTSNSTLFIRKYRKILGLDVHLNIDTSIDLALCLQSVKIPLWSGSGQTAFNYRKGYYVYISTIYFYLRGTLSGSAGANLCFSPLEMLGCLDMKGSVTLQVNGGGSASLLSTVRGGIDVRAQLGYYLEPSACVQASLVDKTKPFEACLSLYHGYPYSYIYIEPWYQSKTITFEGGGWLSLPTPRISWSGTKSWGEYGWSTSSRKFLLVKKCLKPDLTKLTQKLTG from the exons ATGATGATCAATATTGTAACATGCACTATATTGTGCATGTTTGCAGTATGTGCCACTGCAGTAGACAAAAGTGTGGAATACAAGAgaactggatcatgtgat TTTGCTGAAGAATGCATGTACAAGTACACTGCAACACAACATAACTATGGAGAAGAGGATCGAGAAGTGATTGAACTTTCTGCAGATGTCAACTGGCACTGTGACAGCA GTGGTAGTTTTGGCTCACAATCAGCTAAGGAATTCTGTTTCACCATATACAGTGCATCAATCAGAATTTCAGTTGCCAA TGACACAATGAACTACACATCTGATGATCTACAGCAATTATTAGTAGATGAActtcatggagagttctgttATGTACAGACATCTAATGGGAAGATTGTGTCTGTACACTATGGAACAACAGAAAATCATGAGGCCATTAATATTAAGAGGAGCATTGCTAGCACATTTCAGACAAACTTTAAAAGTGAAGATGGAGATGTTGAAGAGTCTGATGCTGGCTCTATCCATACCTCACATTACAC ATTCGACAAAGAATCTGATGATGTGAAATTCACTCGAAAAGTTGGGACAGGTGACCTCATTAAAATGGCAAGTCAAGTACCACAGAATTCATTAGTATATGATAAAGTTGAAGAATCCACATTTACTGGTTCAATCTTACAAGAGTCACATGGAGCAATGAAGATAAAAATTGACTTTGGATCTGCTACAAATGAAAATGATAATAACTATTATGAAGATAGCGGCACTTATGACAATACCATTGATTTTGGTAATCAGTTTCAATCTAATGGAACTTACACTACTGAAAAGGTTTCCTGTCAAAAAAGAAGCAAAAGAGATGTTGTATTTGCTGACCTGACAGCATCTGACATTGAAAGAGGAAGCCTTTTAGCAGTCATTGATATAG CTAAGTTTGGTCAGTCTAGAATTAGAAAGATAAGAGATACAATCCCATCTGTTGCTGGACTGTTTGAAAGACTTCACAAGAATCCTACTGATCCTGAATTAG CTAATATAGTGAACAGCTTCAGAGAGCTACTGGCATTGGAGATAAAATATGGTACTCCATCACACCACACACCAGCAATTGACCAATTGATAGAGTATTACAAGAAG ATAACATTATCTAACAAGCCAAAAAGTGTGGAAATGAGAAAACTGATATATTCCTTCCTGGCCGTTGATGGTAGCTTGAGATCACAACAG TTACTGGGGTCACTACTAACAAAGAGTATGGGAGAAGATGAACAAGGCATCTTATTGCATCAGTTGGCTCAGATTAGTAATGCTGGACCTGAAATAGTAGATACTGTCATCAATATCAACCCATCCAATGATGACGGTCTGCTGCTGGTATTAGGAGCACTAGCTAGGAACAATGACCCCgctattcagagtgttgtagttGGTGAACTTCTTAGGAGACTTGACACTGTTAAATCATCTACCAACAACACTGAATTGATCATTCTCTTAAATTATGCTCTCGGTAACACTGGCTCTAAATTAGCCATTGATGCTTTACTGTCCAGTCTTGATCATGATGACATTGACACACAGATTTCTGTTATTAGGGGACTTGGTGTTCACCTTGATCAACCAAAAGTGCAGAATGCTTTGATCATTTTACTGAATGGAACTGAAGAAGATAAAGTTCTTGAAGAGGCTTTAGTGATACTAAAAGATGCATGCAATGATAAAATACTAGTCAATCCCAATGAAGACTTACTGGACACCATAGTGAAGACTGCTGTTAAGCTAGAGAACCCCAACCTGTATGAATTACTCATCCAATATCTTACACTGGTCGGTACTGATAGAGCACAACAACACATCAACACACTAAGAAGACAACACAACTATGGACAAGTTGTGCACGATCAAGCAAGCAGGATTAAGCGAGGCTCTGATTGGGATGAATCCAATTCTAATTATGACACAGTAGCAAGCTATTCAGAGCGCAGAAATGATGTCACAGACTATCCCTCTCACCTAGCATACATATGGGGTAAATCATTAGGTACCAGCAAAATGGAAATGAAAATAGGGGCTGGTGCATTTGCTGGATCATACTGGACTGACTCAAATAAACGTCTcaagtttttttcaaaatttaaaaTCAAAGCTGATGTGTTGGGTAGAACATTCAATTTAGTAGACATTGAATTTGCTTATCGGACATCTAATTCTACTCTGTTTATAAGGAAGTATAGGAAAATACTGGGATTAGATGTGCACCTAAATATTGACACCAGCATAGATCTTGCACTTTGTTTACAATCAGTGAAAATCCCTTTATGGAGTGGAAGTGGCCAGACTGCATTTAATTACCGCAAGGGTTACTATGTTTACATATCAACTATTTACTTTTACCTTCGAGGAACACTCAGTGGCAGTGCTGGTGCTAATCTTTGTTTTTCTCCATTGGAGATGCTTGGATGTCTTGATATGAAGGGTTCTGTAACTCTGCAAGTCAATGGAGGAGGCTCTGCTAGTCTTTTA AGCACAGTACGTGGAGGAATTGATGTACGGGCACAACTGGGATATTATCTGGAGCCATCCGCATGTGTCCAAGCATCCCTTGTGGATAAAACCAAACCTTTTGAAGCTTGTCTCTCCCTTTATCATGGTTATCCTTACAGCTATATTTACATTGAGCCATGGTACCAGTCAAAAACAATCACCTTTGAAGGTGGAGGATGG CTATCGCTACCTACACCTCGCATTAGTTGGAGTGGTACAAAATCATGGGGTGAATATGGGTGGAGCACATCAAGCAGGAAATTTCTGTTAGTGAAAAAATGTTTAAAACCAGATTTGACAAAGCTAACACAAAAACTAACTGGATAA
- the LOC136238306 gene encoding uncharacterized protein has product MEDLEKLCIYLLVSPNIPSTGAGFIGNLHNAPFVFALTNKSLKTGKQTVLYARFLLSRIGIFNFLVLFKPADSTLIADECIIRPEGGKFRIPSESSRKKMIPKGVTSVLDGLAVVSQKNLLEIDKATVYTLHKTLHPSDSEIPPSELAKETYGTLPALEYDFDKILKGELTNHFSSENPQNINLLPKGMEIDYENDLVILPENHSIILHSTFQGKTDRNDSYEGTLFLVSGDNPLEPYVLMLCVKPGLTVSLGYVISLDTLCPIELLQDQNPKIFLHDMAKHLNAFTCIQRALPHFLKMKGLKTYHTVIHHSYLKWAVTYDLVCEKRCWYCDQRCNNCLKSSFSSYNTSHPSMLLMKFCSKTCQDTYTLGQLPPSPVLDVSPHLMLFNKKFPLPLKPNGFIYARVGVFVGDGSKSFSKNDAYVVYQHRAPFSQTFLEYFLTNDFSIRQPLRYYSEEDTEQVLQSELHIVFICLALQAEVKGMKIKDLNELIDDKLKAENQP; this is encoded by the exons ATGGAAGATCTTGAAAAACTTTGCATTTATCTTCTTGTTAGTCCTAACATCCCTAGCACCGGTGCTGGTTTCATTGGCAACTTGCACAATGCACCTTTTGTTTTTGCTCTAACAAACAAAAGTTTGAAAACCGGAAAGCAAACAGTTTTGTATGCTcgttttttgttgtctagaatTGGCATTTTTAATTTCCTTGTTTTGTTTAAGCCAGCTGATTCTACGCTTATTGCAGATGAATGCATTATACGCCCTGAAGGTGGAAAATTTAGAATTCCTTCAGAAAGCTCTCGGAAAAAGATGATTCCCAAAGGTGTGACTAGTGTTTTAGATGGCTTGGCAGTGGTCTCACAAAAGAATTTACTAGAAATTGACAAAGCAACAGTTTATACTCTTCATAAAACACTTCATCCCAGTGATAGTGAAATTCCACCTTCTGAACTTGCAAAGGAAACATATGGAACACTACCAGCATTGGAATATGACTTTGATAAAATTTTGAAGGGTGAACTTACCAATCATTTTTCATCAGAGAATCCACAGAATATAAATTTGCTGCCCAAAGGCATGGAAATTGATTATGAAAATGATCTGGTAATTCTTCCTGAAAATCACTCCATTATTCTCCACAGCACATTTCAGGGCAAAACAGATAGAAATGACAGCTATGAAGGGACCCTGTTCCTTGTATCTGGAGACAATCCTCTGGAACCTTACGTCCTTATGCTGTGCGTAAAACCTGGGCTCACTGTTAGTCTCGGGTATGTCATATCACTGGATACCCTTTGCCCTATTGAACTACTACAAGATCAAAAcccaaaaatatttttgcatgacATGGCTAAACATCTAAATGCTTTTACTTGTATCCAGAGAGCATTGCCTCATTTCTTGAAAATGAAAGGGCTTAAAACATACCACACTGTCATTCATCATTCTTACCTTAAATG GGCTGTCACATATGATCTGGTTTGTGAAAAACGCTGTTGGTACTGTGACCAGCGTTGCAACAATTGCTTGAAGTCATCTTTCTCCAGTTACAACACCAGTCACCCCAGTATGCTGCTCATGAAGTTCTGCAGTAAAACTTGTCAAGACACTTACACTTTGGGTCAACTGCCACCTTCACCAGTTTTAGATGTGTCACCCCATCTTATGCTCTTCAACAAAAAATTTCCATTACCATTAAAGCCTAATGGTTTTATTTATGCACGTGTTGGGGTTTTCGTAGGTGATGGTAGCAAATCTTTTTCAAAAAATGATGCTTATGTAGTGTACCAACATCGTGCACCATTTAGCCAGACATTTTTGGAATATTTCTTGACTAATGACTTTTCCATAAGGCAGCCTTTAAGGTACTACAGTGAAGAGGACACGGAGCAAGTACTACAGTCAGAGCTACACATAGTATTTATTTGTCTAGCACTGCAAGCAGAAGTTAAAGGAATGAAAATAAAAGATTTGAACGAACTCATAGATGACAAACTTAAAGCAGAAAACCAGCCATGA
- the LOC136237799 gene encoding mucin-22-like, with product MSTKLTATSNQLLDRTTTSNQLLDRTITSNQLLDRTTTSNQLLDRTATSDQLLDRTATSNQLLDRTITSNQLLDRTTTSNQLLDRTATSDQLLDRTATSNQLLDRTTTSNQLLDRTITSNQLLDRTTTSNQLLDRTATSDQLLDRTATSNQLLDRTTTSDQLLDRTITSNQLLDRTTTSNQLLDRTATSNQLLDRTTTSNQLLDRTITSNQLLDRTATSNQLLDRTITSNQLLDRTATSNQLLDRTTTSNQLLDRTITSNQLLDRTATSNQLLDRTTTSNQLLDRTITSNQLLDRTATSNQFSVTMD from the exons ATGTCCACCAAGCT AACTGCAACCAGTAATCAGTTATTAGATAGAACAACAACCAGTAATCAGTTATTAGATAGAACTATAACCAGTAATCAGCTATTAGATAGAACAACAACCAGTAATCAGTTATTAGATagaacagcaaccagtgatcAGTTATTAGATAGAACAGCAACCAGTAATCAGTTATTAGATAGAACTATAACCAGTAATCAGCTATTAGATAGAACAACAACCAGTAATCAGTTATTAGATagaacagcaaccagtgatcAGTTATTAGATAGAACAGCAACCAGTAATCAGTTATTAGATAGAACAACAACCAGTAATCAGTTATTAGATAGAACTATAACCAGTAATCAGCTATTAGATAGAACAACAACCAGTAATCAGTTATTAGATagaacagcaaccagtgatcAGTTATTAGATAGAACAGCAACCAGTAATCAGTTATTAGATAGAACAACAACCAGTGATCAGTTATTAGATAGAACTATAACCAGTAATCAGCTATTAGATAGAACAACAACCAGTAATCAGTTATTAGATAGAACAGCAACCAGTAATCAGTTATTAGATAGAACAACAACCAGTAATCAGTTATTAGATAGAACTATAACCAGTAATCAGTTATTAGATAGAACAGCAACCAGTAATCAGTTATTAGATAGAACTATAACCAGTAATCAGTTATTAGATAGAACAGCAACCAGTAATCAGTTATTAGATAGAACAACAACCAGTAATCAGTTATTAGATAGAACTATAACCAGTAATCAGTTATTAGATAGAACAGCAACCAGTAATCAGTTATTAGATAGAACAACAACCAGTAATCAGTTATTAGATAGAACTATAACCAGTAATCAGTTATTAGATAGAACAGCAACCAGTAATCAGTTCTCAGTAACCATGGATTGA